From Methylosinus sp. C49, one genomic window encodes:
- a CDS encoding WGR domain-containing protein — protein sequence MFHSSACKRPSRARPTPSRVSTSGFVPVPSPSDLFGAWIVRVSFGRIGCRGRTFAREFGSEDEARAYVGDGLRRRNGAVRRCGVEYRVVDASPAAQPLMATVRLSSGHKPSEAPEPRHEE from the coding sequence CTGTTCCATTCGAGCGCCTGCAAGCGCCCTTCGAGAGCGCGTCCGACGCCCTCGCGCGTTTCGACGAGCGGCTTCGTTCCAGTCCCGTCGCCGAGCGATCTGTTCGGAGCCTGGATCGTGCGCGTCTCCTTCGGCCGGATCGGCTGCCGGGGCCGAACATTCGCGCGCGAATTCGGATCGGAGGACGAGGCGCGCGCCTATGTGGGCGACGGGCTGCGCCGCCGGAACGGCGCGGTTCGGCGCTGCGGGGTCGAATATCGCGTCGTCGACGCCTCGCCCGCGGCGCAGCCTCTAATGGCGACGGTCAGATTATCGAGCGGCCATAAGCCCTCGGAAGCGCCGGAGCCCCGCCATGAAGA